In the genome of Planctomyces sp. SH-PL62, the window TTTCAAGAGCCGACGGTCTGGGAAAGGCTCGTCGAACTCCGACGGTCTTGGTGCTCGTCCCCCCCTCATCCGGCCCCGCGGGCCGCCTTCCCCCACCAGGGGGAAGGCGTTTTGACGTGATTACATCTTTAGATTCACGCGCCTGGATAGCGGAAGTGCCAGCCTTCGACGGCGCGGACGGAGTCGAGGTCTTCGCGGGTGAAGCCGTAGCGGGCGAACCAGGGGGAGCCCTCCTCTCGGACCAGGGCGTCGACCTCGGCGATCCGCTTGCGGGCGACGTCGGACAGGAACGAGGCGCGCGCGGGGGCGTCGTCCTGGTCGAAGTATTCCTTCCAGAAGGCCCGGCCCCCCAGGACGCCGGAGGCCCCGGCGCGGAGCGCCATCTGGACCTGGTCCAGATACTGGTCGTAGTCCACGCCCGCCGAGAGCAAGACCCAGGGACGCTCGGAGACGGCGTCGAGGGCTTGCAGGTTGTCCTCGAGCTGCTGGTCGCTCTCACGGTCGAGCGTGCCGGGGAACTCGGCCTTGTAAACGTCGCAGAACCGGCTCAGGATGCGGGCGCTCTCGATGACCGTCTCGGCCTTGCGGTCGAGGAACGAGGCGTCCTTCTTGGTCTCGCCGCCGATCGGGAAGGCGACGGCCTCCAGCAAGAGCAGCAGGTCGTGCTTCTTGCACTCCTCGTAGACCCGCTCCACGATCGCGAGGTTGGCGTCGGCCGACTCGGTCTCGGTTGGCTCGAACTGGGCCAGGAACTTGATCGCGTCGGCCCCCATCTTCTTGGCCTTCTCGACGCCCCAGCCGGGCTCGATCGTCGCCAGGGGCGCGCCCTTGGCGCTCATCTCATACTTGGTGCGCTCCAGGCGCAGGAGCAGCCCGGTGTGGGGAGGGATCGCGCCGGAGGCGACGGCTGACCACGCGCCGTAATAGGGGTCGATCAGGACGCCCGAAGCCGCCGTCGCCAGGCCTCGCATCAGGTCGAGCTTGGCCTCCACGACCTCCTCGTAAGTCGGCTCGCGGTCCTCCCCGGCGCGTCGCAGGGCCTTGCCGCCCATGTCGATCACCGAGTTGTTCTGGTCGAGCGCCAGCATGGTGAGGGTGCCGTTCGGGTTGCTGATCCGCTGCAACCCCCGGAGCTTGCCCGGCGTCAGCCCCTTGGCCGCCAGCACGAACGCACCCAGCTTCTTCGATCCGTCCCCGAACGTCATGGCCGGCCTTCTTTTCTTCCCGATTCCCGAGCGATCGCCCCGTCCAGGCCCCGTCGCGCGACGAGCCCCACGCCGGCCCCATTCTAACGGCCCCCCGGGGAGATTGCAGGCGCGGTCCCCTGGCACGGCGCGCCTCGGGGATGCGAGGATGGCGGCGGGACGCCGACCCCAGGTTCGTCGAAGGGAATGAGGACAGGCCCATGATCTCGCGCCGGAGTCGTTTCGCAGCCGCCCTGCTCGTCAGCCTGATCGCGCCGCATTCCGGCTGCGGTTCCTCGACGGAATCGACGGTCTCCGGGGCCGAGCCCAGCCCCGTCGAGCAGGTCGGCCAGCTCTTGAGGATGCACCGCGAGCAGAACCGGCCGACGCCCCGGACGCTCAAGGAGGCCCAGAAGTCGGGCACGGCCCTGCCCAGGGCGCTGGAGGCGCTGCGGTCTGGGGAAGTCGTGATCGCCTGGGGCCTGGACCTTGAGGAATACGGCGGCACGTCGGTGATCGGCTATGAGAAGGACGCCCCGGACAAGGGAGGGGCGGTGGTCCTGGGCGACGGCACCGTCGTCGAGCTGACCGCCGAGGAGTTCCAGGCCGCTTCCAAGCCCCCCGCGAGCCGGTTCACCCCCCCAGCCGGCGGCCGGTCGAAATCATCCCGATGACCATGCCGCCTGGCGACCTCCCAAGCCCCAAAACGTCGAGCCTCATTTTTCGCCACGGCGACACGCCTGCACGCTTGACGATCGGCGACTCCAGGATTACTATTCTTAAATCCTAAGAATCTAGGATTCGGGATGCGAGGTGGAGGAGGATCCCTTCACTCGCTTGCCATGCCATCTCGAGGCCTTCCGTCTTCCGCCTTTCTCCTTCCTCGAATAGCCCCTGTGTGAGAACTCGTCCGAGGCGAGCCCGCCTGTGCATGCGCTCGGCTTTCCTCGGGCCAACTGAAGGATTTGGACGATGACGTCGACCAGTCGAAGACGACACGGTTTCACGCTGATCGAACTGCTGGTGGTGATCGCGATCATCGCCGTCCTGATCGCGCTGTTGCTCCCTGCGGTGCAGTCGGCGCGCGAGGCGGCCCGCCGCGCCCAGTGCACGAACAATCTCAAGCAGATGTCCCTGGCGGCGCTGACCTTCGAGTCGACGTACAACGAGCTTCCCCCGGGATTCGGCCCCAACCCGCCCGGCGGCGGGGGCCGGATCAACGTCCAGGCGATGCTGCTGCCGTTCATCGAGGGGGGCAACACGTACAACGCGTTCAATACCTCGGTGGGCATCAACATCTACGGCGCCTCGTCCCCGAACAACACGGCCCAGACCCAGATCGTCTCGGCCTACGTCTGCCCGTCGGACGCGTCGAGCGCCCGTTTCGCGGGGGCGCCGGGGACGCTCCTCGGTTATTCGAACTACATGGCGAGCACCGGCGGGACCGCCGCCCAGATTTACGGCGGGACCTCGGCCGCCTCGGAGAAGAACACCGCCTACCTCGGGGCTTTCAACGTCCAGCTCAATGAGACGGCCGCCTCGGGCACCCCGGACTTTCAGAAGGTCACCAGCCGCACGACGATCGGGGCGTTCACCGACGGGACCTCGAACACGGGGATGTTCGCCGAGACCCGACGCTCGAACTATGCGGGGGTCGCCGCGGCGACGCTGTACGCCGGCCGGACGCCGTACGCAATCGACATGGTCTACCTCATGTCGTCGGCCTCGTTCAACAATCAGACATGGAACCCGCTCTGCGGCAACTGGGACAACTCCCAGGTGGTCGACCTGATCGGCTACCGCGGCGGTCAGTACTACCGCACCCTGCCGATGACCACGAACTACAGCCACACGCTGACGCCCAACTTCAAGAACAACGACTGCGGCAGCAACTCGTTCTCCGCGTCGCATGCGGCCCCTCGAAGCTACCATTCCGGCGGCGTCAACGTCTCGTTCTGCGACGGCTCGGTCCACTTCATCAAGGATTCGATCAGCGCTCCGACCTGGTTCGCCCTGGGCACCCGCGCCGGCGGCGAGGTCGTGAGTTCCGACGCCTATTGACGGCGATGCGCCCGGGCGGGGCGACCTCGCCCGGGCCTTCCCCCACGTCCGACCGTCCGTCTGAACGAGGAAAGCTGCCATGAGATCCCGCCCGACGGCCCTGGGACGCGTCTGCGTCCTGGCCCTCGCCGCAACCATCCTGGGGGGCTGCGACGGCGCCCCCGCCCCCCGAACCGAAGCCCCCAGCGCCGAGGTCCTCTCGATCGAGGAGGTCGGCCAGATCCTTCGGATGTACAAGAAGTCCGGCCAGGGGGCCCCGAAAACCATCAAGGACGTCATTCCCCTGGCGAACGGCTATCCGTTCGCGGTGGAATCCCTCCGCAAGGGCGATGTCGTGCTCTACTGGGGCGCGGCCTTCGACCCCGACGATTCCAAGACCGTCCTGGCCTACCATAAGGACGTCCCCACCCAGGGGGGCGAGGTTCTGTTGCGGGACGGTTCCGCGATCAAGATGACCGCCGAGGAGTTCCAGTCGGCCCCCAAGCCCGCCGACGGCGACGTCAACGCCGGGGGCGTCGGCAAGGCCGACGGCAAGGCTGGCGCCAAGCGATCTCGCTGAGCCCCCAGGGCCGAGGCCGGTTCGGGCCTGCGTCGTAGCGAAGCGAGGAATCGCTCATTGCATCGGGGCCCGATCGGCCCTATGATGGAGCCTTGTCCTGAACGTGTTCGGGCCCCCTTCACCGGGCGGGCCCGGTTTCGGGACCGTGCGGCCGGATGGATCCACGCCGGACGCAACGACTCGCCCCCGGGCCCGCTCGACTGGGGCCGTCGTCCGGGGCGTGATGGAAGAAATCCATCGCTCGAGCCTCTCAATTCCCTTCATGTCCACGCGGCCCGCGCCGGCGTCCGCCCCCAGAGAGGGATCGCCGCGACGCCCGCGCCTCGGAGTGCCAGGAACATGGCGTCCGTCCAAGAAGTTCTCGGTGGCGAAGCCGACGGCCTGCTGAACTACACCTGCAAGGCGATCCCGAAGGAGACCCTCCACCTCCCCGGTCCCGATTTCGTGGACCGCGTGTTCATTCCCAGCGATCGCAACCTGCGGGTTCTGGGAAATCTCTCCTGGATGTTCAACGCCGGCCGCCTCGCCGGCACCGGCTATCTCTCGATCCTCCCGGTCGACCAGGGGATCGAGCACTCCGGCGGCGCGAGCTTCGCCAAGAACCCGGCGTACTTCGACCCCGAGAACATCGTCAAGCTCGCCCTCGACGGCGGCTGCAACGCCGTCGCCAGCACCTTCGGCGTGCTGGGGATGGTCGCCCGCAAGTACGCCCACAAGATCCCGTTCATGGTCAAGATCAACCATAACGAGCTCCTGACCTACCCGAACCAGGCCAACCAGATCCTGTTCGGCAAGGTCGAGGAGGCGTACGACATGGGCGCCGCCGCCGTCGGCGCCACGATCTACTTCGGCTCCGAGAACAGCGGCCGACAGATCGTCGAGATCGCCGAGGCGTTCTACCGGGCCCACGAGCTCGGCATGGCGACGGTCCTCTGGTGCTACCTGCGGAACAACGCCTTCAAGTCCGACAAGGACTACCATGTCGCCGCCGACCTCACCGGCCAGGCCAACCACCTGGGCGTGACCATCGAGGCCGACATCATCAAGCAGAAGCTCCCCGAGAACAACGGCGGCTTCAAGGCCCTGAACATGGGCGGCTCCAGCTACGGCAAGCTCGACGAGCGGATGTACACGGAGTTGTGCTCCGACCACCCGATCGACCTCTGCCGCTATCAGGTCGCCAACTGCTACATGGGCCGCGCCGGGCTGATCAACTCGGGTGGGGCCAGCGGCAAGAACGACTTCGCCGAGGCCGTCAAGACGGCCGTCATCAATAAGCGCGCCGGCGGCACCGGCCTGATCTCGGGCCGCAAGGCCTTCCAGCGGCCGATGGCCGAGGGCGTCAAGCTCCTCAACACCATCCAGGACGTCTACCTCGACAAGTCGATCACGATCGCCTGACGATCCCGAAAAAGTAAAGGGGGACCCGGCCGACGCCGATAACAAGGGTGTCGGCTGGGACGCTGAACCGGTCAAGGAAGACTGGATGACGCAGGCCCTCGCTAGACGGTCGCCCCCAAGGATGGAGCGGCGACCCGAAGGCCGACGGGCCAGGGAAGGCCCGGCTCACGAACACGAAGGTTCAGCCCGAACGCCCCGACGGCCCGCCAGCCGTCGGGGCGTTCGGCGTTTGATCGCCGACCGCCTCAGCGAGCCCCGACGCCGATCAGCACTCGCGAGCCGTCGCGAAGGGACCGCTCATAGAAGAAGAGCTGATTCTCGGGGGCGTCGACGACGGTCACGAACGGCGGGGCGTCGCCCTCCTGGAACGAGCAGCGGAGCGTCACGCGGCCCGCGTCGTCGCTCTCCAACGTCGTCTCGGCGACGCGCCCCCCGCCCAGGTCGCAGGCCAGCGTCTCGCCCGGAGAGAGCCGCTCACTGCGCGAAACGATCAGCTCGAAGCCGTGATCGGGCAGGACCTTGCGGAGCTGAACCCGAACCGACGTCAGCCGGGGGTCGATCGCCGACTCGCCCGGCTCCGCCTTGATCGCGAACACCGTCACCTGCCGAGCGGCCTCGACCGACGAAACCGCGACCCCCGTCGGCGCGGGCTCGGGAGCCGGCTCCGGCGACGACGAGCGCGGCGAGCAACCCGAGACGAGCAGCCAAAGCAAGACGACCAGGCCCAATCCCTTCCCCCCTCGCGGGGGAAGGTGGCCCGAAGGGCCGGATGAGGGGGAAGACGAGCATAACGGCCGTCGGCATTCCGGCCTCATCATAAAAGCCCCGGGCGGCAAGACCGCCCATCGTCGGCCGCTCGGGTTGTTTACCTTGAAACGTCCCATCGCCCCACAACCGACGCGGCTGAAGCTACGACAGCATCCGCGCTCGTCTTCCCCCTCATCCGGCCTGCG includes:
- a CDS encoding tagatose 1,6-diphosphate aldolase, translated to MTFGDGSKKLGAFVLAAKGLTPGKLRGLQRISNPNGTLTMLALDQNNSVIDMGGKALRRAGEDREPTYEEVVEAKLDLMRGLATAASGVLIDPYYGAWSAVASGAIPPHTGLLLRLERTKYEMSAKGAPLATIEPGWGVEKAKKMGADAIKFLAQFEPTETESADANLAIVERVYEECKKHDLLLLLEAVAFPIGGETKKDASFLDRKAETVIESARILSRFCDVYKAEFPGTLDRESDQQLEDNLQALDAVSERPWVLLSAGVDYDQYLDQVQMALRAGASGVLGGRAFWKEYFDQDDAPARASFLSDVARKRIAEVDALVREEGSPWFARYGFTREDLDSVRAVEGWHFRYPGA
- a CDS encoding class I fructose-bisphosphate aldolase is translated as MASVQEVLGGEADGLLNYTCKAIPKETLHLPGPDFVDRVFIPSDRNLRVLGNLSWMFNAGRLAGTGYLSILPVDQGIEHSGGASFAKNPAYFDPENIVKLALDGGCNAVASTFGVLGMVARKYAHKIPFMVKINHNELLTYPNQANQILFGKVEEAYDMGAAAVGATIYFGSENSGRQIVEIAEAFYRAHELGMATVLWCYLRNNAFKSDKDYHVAADLTGQANHLGVTIEADIIKQKLPENNGGFKALNMGGSSYGKLDERMYTELCSDHPIDLCRYQVANCYMGRAGLINSGGASGKNDFAEAVKTAVINKRAGGTGLISGRKAFQRPMAEGVKLLNTIQDVYLDKSITIA
- a CDS encoding DUF1559 domain-containing protein; this translates as MTSTSRRRHGFTLIELLVVIAIIAVLIALLLPAVQSAREAARRAQCTNNLKQMSLAALTFESTYNELPPGFGPNPPGGGGRINVQAMLLPFIEGGNTYNAFNTSVGINIYGASSPNNTAQTQIVSAYVCPSDASSARFAGAPGTLLGYSNYMASTGGTAAQIYGGTSAASEKNTAYLGAFNVQLNETAASGTPDFQKVTSRTTIGAFTDGTSNTGMFAETRRSNYAGVAAATLYAGRTPYAIDMVYLMSSASFNNQTWNPLCGNWDNSQVVDLIGYRGGQYYRTLPMTTNYSHTLTPNFKNNDCGSNSFSASHAAPRSYHSGGVNVSFCDGSVHFIKDSISAPTWFALGTRAGGEVVSSDAY